The genomic window ATTTTGGCGACGTTGGCACATTACCCTAAGTACCTGGTTTAGAGATTATGTCTTTTTACCGTTAATGGGATCAAATAAAAAATGGGCAGCTTTTTACCTATTCTTAACTTTTACGTTATCAGGATTTTGGCATGGTGCTGCCTGGAATTTCATCATCTGGGGTGCTTATCACGGTGCATTATTGTTAGTATTAAGGTATTTAGGTCGTCCTTTCTATGGCTTAGTCGGAAGTTATTTTCCTCGTCCTCAAATTGTCTCTTGGTTTTTAACCTTTGCCTCAGTAACCCTAGGTTGTCTTTTCTTTATGGAAACCAACAGTCGACGACTATTAACTAAATTAATCACATTAATAACTCCCGATGCTTATTCTTGGGAAAATTTGCAAGCTGTGTTTGGATCGTATAGTATTAACGAAACATCGGCATTGCTGTTGGTTTTAGCCTTATCATTGTTTGTTCTGATTATGGAACATTTAGCAGTATGGCAAGGCAAATTTGAATATGATTTATTATTATCCCGTTGGTTGTCTCCTATTTTATTAGCTTTAACCATTTTATTAGCTGCTAATACACCATCTGAGTTTATTTATTTTGAGTTCTAATGAATACTAACAATTCTATTAATATCTGTGTGTTAGGAGGAGGATTTAGCGGTTTATATACGGCTTTATATCTCAGTAACTATCCTCAAGTCAAATTAGGTCAATGGAAAATCACCTTAGTAGAACGTAATGACAACTTTTTATTTACTCCCTTATTATATGAATTAATTACGGGAGAATTGCAACGGTGGGAAATTGCTCCAACGTATCAAAAATTATTAGCAGGAACCTCCATTAAATTTTGTCAACATATTGTTAAAAAAATTGACTTAGAGAATCGTCAGGTTAAACTCGATAATGATAATAGTTTAAGTTACGATTATTTGGTTTTAGGATTAGGGACTCAAAACCGTTGGGTGGATATTCCAGGGTTAAAAACCCATGCGTTAACCTTTAGAACCTTACGAGATTTAGAACAATTACAAGCTAAAATACACTACTTAGAAACCTTAGATAGAAAGCATCTCAGAGTCGCTATTATTGGCGGTGGACCCAATGGGGTAGAATTATCTTGTAAGTTAGCTGATCGGTTAGAAAAACGAGCAGAAGTGTTATTAATTGATCGAGGTAATCAAATCTTAAAAGGGTTATCTAATGGCATTCGTAAGGCTTCTTATCGTGCGCTAGGTTCCCGTGGGGTTCAATTATATTTAAACACAAATGTTGAAGAAATTGAAAAAACTTCTATTACTATAAATCACGGTGAACATAGTATTAATGTTCCAGTAGATATGGTTATCTGGGTGGCTGGAACTGAGTCAAAACCCTTAATTCAATCTTTAAACTGTCAACAAACTAGCTCAGGGAGATTATTAACTAACTCTCGGTTACAATTAATTGATTATCCTGAAGTCTTTGCATTAGGTGATCTAGCACAAATAAGTAATAAAAAGAAATCCCTTCCGACTACGGCACAAGTTGCTTATCAACAGGCAAGTTGTGCGGCTAAAAATATCGCTGCTATTATCGAAAGAAAACCATTAAAATCTTTTAATTATCTTCATTTAGGGGATATGTTAACAT from Crocosphaera subtropica ATCC 51142 includes these protein-coding regions:
- a CDS encoding NAD(P)/FAD-dependent oxidoreductase yields the protein MNTNNSINICVLGGGFSGLYTALYLSNYPQVKLGQWKITLVERNDNFLFTPLLYELITGELQRWEIAPTYQKLLAGTSIKFCQHIVKKIDLENRQVKLDNDNSLSYDYLVLGLGTQNRWVDIPGLKTHALTFRTLRDLEQLQAKIHYLETLDRKHLRVAIIGGGPNGVELSCKLADRLEKRAEVLLIDRGNQILKGLSNGIRKASYRALGSRGVQLYLNTNVEEIEKTSITINHGEHSINVPVDMVIWVAGTESKPLIQSLNCQQTSSGRLLTNSRLQLIDYPEVFALGDLAQISNKKKSLPTTAQVAYQQASCAAKNIAAIIERKPLKSFNYLHLGDMLTLGRRTAIISSYGININGQIGGMLRRLAYIFRLPTMRHRLQVLRNFVQKIGLKISRFFQEIITNLLGQKSSRKYSK